The proteins below come from a single Candidatus Delongbacteria bacterium genomic window:
- a CDS encoding sugar transferase — protein sequence MAVHQSDLSNAAPQVVPLPSGWYFHWGKRTLDSLLVLLTLPLWLPLLCLLGLVVLLDSGRPVLYSQARMGHQGRRFILFKLRTMTAGVSAPPGALFEGWTYHADPRITRCGRFLRRFRLDELPQLFNVLRGEMSLVGPRPEPWEIARALSAQIPGYSRRHLVRPGLTGLCQLSPRYLEFGTIDQSRRKAELDLVYVDTLSLATDLKLLCRTPLAMLRLGGVS from the coding sequence ATGGCTGTTCATCAATCGGATCTTTCCAACGCCGCGCCCCAGGTCGTGCCGCTTCCTTCGGGCTGGTACTTCCACTGGGGCAAGCGGACCCTGGACAGCCTGCTGGTCTTGCTGACCCTGCCGCTCTGGCTGCCCCTGCTGTGTCTGCTGGGCCTGGTGGTGCTGCTTGACAGCGGCCGGCCCGTGCTGTACAGCCAGGCCAGGATGGGACATCAGGGCAGGCGCTTCATTCTCTTCAAGCTGCGCACCATGACCGCCGGCGTGAGCGCGCCGCCGGGCGCGCTCTTCGAGGGCTGGACCTACCACGCGGATCCACGGATCACACGCTGCGGCCGTTTCCTTCGCCGCTTCCGGCTGGACGAGCTGCCCCAGCTGTTCAATGTTCTCCGAGGTGAGATGAGTCTGGTCGGGCCGCGCCCCGAGCCATGGGAGATCGCCCGTGCGCTTTCCGCCCAGATCCCTGGCTATTCCCGTCGCCATCTCGTCAGGCCCGGCCTGACCGGCCTCTGCCAGCTGTCGCCACGCTATCTGGAGTTCGGCACGATCGACCAGTCACGCCGAAAGGCCGAGCTGGATCTGGTGTATGTGGACACCCTCTCCCTGGCCACCGATCTGAAACTGCTCTGCCGGACTCCGCTGGCCATGCTCCGACTGG
- a CDS encoding class I SAM-dependent methyltransferase, with the protein MANTRSEDAGALRTRASLNETRGNLDLGQHLRSQLALKPTSRLLDLGCGTGHLLRACCRDLGVGGCCWALDLSRESLNELERTLVPQFPMIRPLVLSMDRLVDPACQPELRELTHLVSAYALYYSENPDALLDALHSRLAPGGLLLVAGPCKGNNREWFQLLESAGLEIPEGIRRITEEFMDRRLPVAGRKLFATVEEHRLSNPVVIGDADSLQAYWRSNIYHDPDRDAQVCRCIREHFRSNSDFTITKRISVIRMIKSQGEPDG; encoded by the coding sequence ATGGCGAACACCCGCAGTGAAGATGCAGGGGCATTGCGCACCCGGGCCAGTCTGAACGAGACACGGGGCAACCTGGACCTGGGACAGCACCTCCGTTCCCAGCTTGCCCTGAAGCCCACCAGCCGATTGCTGGATCTGGGGTGCGGAACCGGGCATCTGCTGCGTGCCTGCTGTCGGGACCTGGGCGTGGGCGGATGCTGCTGGGCACTTGATCTGTCACGCGAAAGCCTGAATGAGCTGGAACGCACGCTGGTGCCGCAGTTTCCCATGATCAGGCCGCTGGTACTGTCCATGGACCGCCTGGTCGACCCGGCCTGCCAACCGGAGCTCCGCGAGCTGACCCATCTGGTTTCAGCTTATGCGCTGTACTACAGCGAAAACCCCGACGCACTGCTGGACGCACTGCACTCACGGCTGGCGCCCGGTGGACTCCTGCTGGTCGCGGGACCCTGCAAGGGCAACAATCGCGAGTGGTTTCAGCTGCTGGAATCCGCAGGACTGGAGATTCCCGAAGGCATACGTCGGATCACGGAAGAGTTCATGGACCGCCGTCTGCCCGTCGCGGGGCGCAAGCTGTTCGCGACGGTGGAAGAGCACCGCCTGTCGAATCCGGTGGTCATTGGCGATGCCGACAGCCTGCAGGCCTACTGGCGCAGCAACATCTATCATGATCCAGACCGCGATGCGCAGGTCTGCCGCTGCATCCGCGAGCACTTCCGCAGCAACTCCGACTTCACCATCACCAAGCGAATCTCGGTGATCCGAATGATCAAATCCCAAGGAGAACCAGATGGCTGA